In Candidatus Hydrogenedentota bacterium, the sequence CCTGCTCCACGGCGACCTGGGCCCGTCCTTCGAGAAACCCAGCCGCACCGTGAGCGAATGGATCGCGTACCGGTTCCCGGTGTCGCTCGAACTCGGCCTGTACGGTCTCGCGGTCGCCGTCATCGTGGGGCTATGCGCCGGGGTAACCGCGTCGCTGCGTCCCAACACGCTCACGGACCACTTGCCGATGTCGTTCGCCATGGCGGGCATTTGCATCCCCAACTTCGTGCTGGGGCCGCTTCTTGTGCTTGTGCTGTCGATCCGTCTGGGCTGGTTGCCGGTGTCCGGCTGGGAATTCCCCGAAGACAAGATCCTCCCCGCGATCACGCTCGGGGTGCCGTACGCCGCATACATCGCGCGGTTGAGCCGCGGGGGGATGCTCGAAGTGCTCTCGCAGGATTTCATTCGCACGGCTCGGGCGAAGGGCTTGTCGGAAGCGCGGGTGGTGTTGCGCCACGCGTTGCGCGGGGGCATTCAGCCCGTGGTGGCGTTTCTCGGACCCGCCGCCGCAGGCCTTATCACGGGGTCGTTCGTGGTCGAGAGCATCTTTCAGGTCCCCGGGCTGGGGACCGAGTTCGTGGGCGCGGCGCTGCACCGCGATTACACCATGATCCTGGGCACGGTGCTCTTCTTTGCGCTGCTCATCTTGCTGTTCAACCTGTTTGTCGACCTTGCCCAAGCGTGGCTCGATCCGAGGGTGCGCTATGAGTGAGGCGCAGTCTCCCGGCCACACCGGTTCGCCCGCCATGGAGGAACGGGGCTCGTCGCTCTGGCGCGACGCGCTCGTCCGCCTGCGCAAGAACCGTCTCGCGGTTGGGGGACTGATCGTGCTCTCTGCGCTGCTCGTTCTGTCGTTGCTCACGCCCTGGATCGCCCCCTACGGCTACGAGGAACAGGATTTGGCCCTGGGCGCGTCGCCGCCGAGCCCCGGGCACTGGTTCGGCACCGATTTGCTCGGCCGCGACCTGTTCACGCGCATGTTGTACGGCGGGCGGATCTCGCTCATGGTCGGTTTCGCGGCAACGGCGGTATCGCTGTGCGTGGGGGTTCTCTACGGGGCGTGCGCGGGCTATGCCGGCGGCCGCACCGACGCCGCAATGATGCGTCTGGTCGATATCCTTTATTCGCTGCCGTTCGTGATCTTCGTGATCATCCTCACGGTGTTTTTTGGGCGCAACATCGTGCTGCTGTTCATGGCGATCGGGGCCGTGGAGTGGCTGACCATGGCGCGGATCGTCCGCGGCCAGGTGATTTCCTTGCGGCAGAAGGAGTTCATCGAAGCGGCCACGATCATGGGGCTGCCCCGCTACCGGGTACTGTTGTGGCACCTGATTCCCAACACGCTCGGGCCGATCATCGTCTACGCCACGCTGACGGTGCCCCGCGTGATGTTGCTCGAAGCGTTTCTCAGCTATCTGGGACTCGGCGTCCAGGCGCCGATGAGTTCGTGGGGACTTCTCATCAACGAGGGCGTGCAAACCATGGAGTACTATCCATGGATGCTCGTGTTCCCCAGCGTTGCCTTGTCCCTCACGCTATTTGCGCTGAATTTCCTCGGAGACGGACTTCGCGACGCACTCGACGTGCGCGCATCGAAGGATTGACATGCCGCTGTTGGACGTAAACGGCCTGACGACCTGTTTCCACACGCGCGAGGGTGTCGTGCGCGCGGTGGACGGCGTGTCGTTTCGCGTCGAACCTGGCGAGACCATCGGCATCGTCGGCGAATCGGGGTCCGGGAAGTCCGTGGCGAATCTGTCGTTGCTGGGTCTGATCCCGGCGCCGCCCGGGCGCATCGAGAAGGGAGCGGCTGCGTTCGATGGGGTGGACCTGCTGACCTGCGGCGCCAAGACTCTTCGAGGCATCCGCGGCCAGGCGATCTCGATGATCTTCCAGGACCCCATGACGGCGTTGAACCCCTTCATGCGCGTCGGCGACCAGATCGTCGAGCCGCTTCGAGTCCACCAGGGGGTCTCGCGGCACGACGCGCGAACGCGCGCGGCGGCCATGCTCAAGCTCGTGGGTATCCAGGACGAAGAGAGAAGCCTGAGCGCCTGGCCTCACGAGTTTTCCGGCGGCATGCGTCAGCGCGTGATGATCGCGATGGCGTTGATCACGCGGCCCAAGCTTCTCATCGCCGACGAGCCGACGACCGCGCTCGATGTCACGATTCAGGCGCAAATCCTCGAGCTGCTCGCGCGGCTCCAACAGGAGATGGGCATGGCGGTGATCCTGATCACGCACGACCTGGGCGTTGTGGCGCGGGTATGCCGGCGGATCTACGTCATGTATGCCGGGAAGATCATGGAATCGGCCGCCACCGAGGACCTGTTCGCGCGGCCGCGCCACCCCTACACCGAGGCGTTGCTCCAGTCGCTGCCGTCAACTCATATCAAGGGCGAGCCGCTTCACACCATCCCGGGTCTCCCGCCGGACCTCATGGCGCCTGTCGAGGGCTGCCCGTTCGCGGCGCGGTGCGCGAAGGCGACCGAACGCTGCAAGCAAGGCATCATTGCGCTGCAAGCGATAGGCGCAGGGCGCCATACCGCCTGTTTCCGCGTGCAGGAGGGCGAACTATGACGCAGCCCTTGCTCGAACTGCGCGGCCTCAGGGTCCATTTCCAGGTATATTCGGGCATTATCCGGCGGCGGCGTATAGGGACGGTGCGGGCAGTTGACGGCGTGAGTCTCGATATCGCCCCGGGCGAGACCGTCGGCCTCGTGGGCGAATCGGGTTGCGGCAAGTCAACGCTTGCGCGCGCCGTAGTGCGTCTCGTACCGCCGACCGAAGGCGTCGTGGCGTTCGAGGGCCGCGAGATCAGCGGTCTCTCCGAAGACGCGTTCCGTGGCATCCGGCCCCGGCTTCAGATGATCTTCCAGGACCCCTACGCGTCGCTGAATCCGCGCATGACGGTATTCGACGCGCTGGCTGAACCGTTGCGCGTGCACGGTCTCGTGAACGGGACGGGCGTGACCCGCCGCGTGTCGGAATTGATGGAGCTGGTCGGTCTCGCGCCGCGTTTCGTGCGCAAGTATCCGCATGAGTTCTCGGGCGGCCAGCGGCAGCGGATCGCCATCGCCCGCGCCTTGGCGCTCGAACCCAAGCTGGTGATCGCCGACGAACCGGTATCCGCCCTCGACGTGTCGGTGCAGGCGCAGATCCTCAATCTCATCGCCCGGCTGCGCGATCAGATGGGCCTGACCCTGCTGTTCATCGCCCACGATTTGTCGGTGGTCCATTACCTCTCGCACCGGATCGCCGTGATGTATCTCGGCCGCATCGTCGAGCTGGGGCCCGCAACCGGCGTGTTCCAGCGTTCGCGCCATCCCTACACCAAAGCGCTTATCAGCGCGATCCCCGTCCCCGATCCGGCGCG encodes:
- a CDS encoding ABC transporter permease, translating into LLHGDLGPSFEKPSRTVSEWIAYRFPVSLELGLYGLAVAVIVGLCAGVTASLRPNTLTDHLPMSFAMAGICIPNFVLGPLLVLVLSIRLGWLPVSGWEFPEDKILPAITLGVPYAAYIARLSRGGMLEVLSQDFIRTARAKGLSEARVVLRHALRGGIQPVVAFLGPAAAGLITGSFVVESIFQVPGLGTEFVGAALHRDYTMILGTVLFFALLILLFNLFVDLAQAWLDPRVRYE
- a CDS encoding ABC transporter ATP-binding protein; this encodes MPLLDVNGLTTCFHTREGVVRAVDGVSFRVEPGETIGIVGESGSGKSVANLSLLGLIPAPPGRIEKGAAAFDGVDLLTCGAKTLRGIRGQAISMIFQDPMTALNPFMRVGDQIVEPLRVHQGVSRHDARTRAAAMLKLVGIQDEERSLSAWPHEFSGGMRQRVMIAMALITRPKLLIADEPTTALDVTIQAQILELLARLQQEMGMAVILITHDLGVVARVCRRIYVMYAGKIMESAATEDLFARPRHPYTEALLQSLPSTHIKGEPLHTIPGLPPDLMAPVEGCPFAARCAKATERCKQGIIALQAIGAGRHTACFRVQEGEL
- a CDS encoding ABC transporter permease subunit, producing the protein MSEAQSPGHTGSPAMEERGSSLWRDALVRLRKNRLAVGGLIVLSALLVLSLLTPWIAPYGYEEQDLALGASPPSPGHWFGTDLLGRDLFTRMLYGGRISLMVGFAATAVSLCVGVLYGACAGYAGGRTDAAMMRLVDILYSLPFVIFVIILTVFFGRNIVLLFMAIGAVEWLTMARIVRGQVISLRQKEFIEAATIMGLPRYRVLLWHLIPNTLGPIIVYATLTVPRVMLLEAFLSYLGLGVQAPMSSWGLLINEGVQTMEYYPWMLVFPSVALSLTLFALNFLGDGLRDALDVRASKD
- a CDS encoding ATP-binding cassette domain-containing protein translates to MTQPLLELRGLRVHFQVYSGIIRRRRIGTVRAVDGVSLDIAPGETVGLVGESGCGKSTLARAVVRLVPPTEGVVAFEGREISGLSEDAFRGIRPRLQMIFQDPYASLNPRMTVFDALAEPLRVHGLVNGTGVTRRVSELMELVGLAPRFVRKYPHEFSGGQRQRIAIARALALEPKLVIADEPVSALDVSVQAQILNLIARLRDQMGLTLLFIAHDLSVVHYLSHRIAVMYLGRIVELGPATGVFQRSRHPYTKALISAIPVPDPAREKARQRVALRGEPASPLNPPPGCPFHPRCPYAEPRCAELLPPLESCGEHHQAACIRIGEIEHERL